Genomic segment of Benincasa hispida cultivar B227 chromosome 1, ASM972705v1, whole genome shotgun sequence:
attaataaaactaacactatcaatattttaatcacaaatgaaatgaagaaaaataacaaaaaagaaaaaatttagacAATAAAAGGTTGTAGTTttctaatttgtttttttttctaatttttttttaatttttaagtatttaactttaaaatttgaaattatttttaaaaccttATGATATTATTGTCAAAATGATGTGGaaataaagtttaaaagaagaaaatatttttaaaattatttaccatagaatttcatatttaaaaagaaaatgtggAACTCGCTATTAAAGAGTTCAAAggaaataaaaggaaaagaattgcAAGTCTCAAGGATCAAAGCTTGAAAATATTGCAATTAGAAATCGTCGATCACAGCACTATTTTGTTGTAATCATAATTTATTATGAAACAAGAACCCTTGCGTAGGAATAAGAAACcgtttttattaattgaatgaAATATAATTAAGTTCATACAAAAGAATCCGCTCATTCAAAGAGAGTATAAAAAATGTTTCCAATTTTCTTATAATCTTTAAGTTCTTAAATCaagaaaatgcattgaaaatagtTAAACTcttaagaatatttttgaaaaccCTTGcatgttaaaaaagaaaaaaagaaaaaaaaaaaaccaagagaATAGGTTTTTGGAAacgatttttttcttaaatattcttattatatttaaaaacgttcctaaaataaaaaaaataataataaaataagaatttaattggATACCAAACATACtggaattttaaaaactaaatattgaGAACGaacgattaaaaaaaaaaaaaaatccattagcTGTCAAACAAACCTCAAAATATTGACATCAAGTAgtatttataggtttaattttaaaaaacaagaaacaaaaaactaaagcCTCATTTAGNNNNNNNNNNNNNNNATtattttcacctctaaatttctttttttgttatctatatttcacaaatggtttaaaaaaccaagtcaaattttgagaattaagaaatagctttcaaaaagttctttttgtttttgaaatttggctaagaattcaactattgtatttaaaaaagatacaaatcattgtaagaaatgtcgATGAAAtaggttaaatttttttttttcaaaaaacaaaataattacggGACTTAAATGGTTAACCAATgggattttaagttttaaaaatatacatatTAGTCTCCAAGCTCTTAAAAGTTTACCATTTTTGTTTTCCAACTTTTAGCATGtccattttattcttttaacttttGGAGAAGGAACAAGTTTTGTCCTTGCAAGTTCACCTAATATATTCTCCACTAATTCTTATCTCAATCAACACACATGCCCACATCAACTATTACTTATACACATGTTTCATTTAGGTCCTTTTGgtaatgtttttattttctgttttctGTTTTCCGTCctctgtttttttcttttttgttttcccctttttaagaataaaaaataagaatatgGTTGATAACTATTCATGTtccctatttttttaaaaaataaataagaaataagaatagaaacttatttgataactattattgtttctcgtttcttgtattttctcttttatattttttttcatattttatataatttaaatataatctaattatataaaataaaaaacgtaTAACATGCAttagaatataaaaaataattatcaaatatcataagtcccgatgtaaaattaataacaataatacaattgtttctatcattcatatgtttctgaaatttgatttacaatattatttttcactcaagtcatttgttttaaattttaaatgatgtagaCTCAAAtctaattcaattatattattatgtaattgTCGtgattataaaaatattaaaatgaacctaAATGAATATCtagtaaataaaatttatatattggtTTTCATATGtaagaaaaacataaagaaataaaattaaaaatatatatataaattcatatatatattaagaaaaacataaagaatttaaaatttaaaattcaaaagatatttatgtatacatattgaaaaggaaaataattttaaacaacaaaattgctgaaaatatttacaaataatagcaaaatatcataatcTATCTGCGATAGATTACTATTTGTATTTATCATGAcacaaatagacacaaatacTAGTCTATCGTAATCTATTACAGATAGACAGTAAAATTTTGGTGTATTTGTAAATATTCtggttcattttcttatatttgaaaataaccctattaaaaatttgaaatttgaaaatcaaaataatatataaatctacatatttgaaaatccaaaattaaatgtgctatatctataaatattttggttcattttcgtatatttgaaaacaattctattgaaaacttgaaatttgaaaattaaaataatatctaaatctaaatatttgaaacttaaaaattcaaaattgaattaacaTATAgatgtaaaaataataataaagataatatatacaaataaaagaaagaaataattataaaagaaatataaaaaaaataagaaaaaaaaaagtctccaCTAAGATTTGATTCCAAGACCATGAAAGTTAAAAAGTACTTTAGGTAAGCTTCCTCACCAACTAAACAGATTTGTATTTTAATCAACTTtataaacaacattatataaaaaagaaatggaaactacttttttagttccTCAATTTTAGCCCTATTTTTAGGAACGTTTCTCAAATTTTAGGAACAAGAAacagaaatagttatcaaacaggttagtttcttaaaaaatgagaaacacaaaaagaaaataggaaatAAGAACGTTTTCAAACGTACCCTTAATATTTTGTTCTATATTTGGAGAAAATAAAGAGAGggtcttattaatttgaaatatgatGGTTTACAGGTGGTCAATCTTTGACAGTAAAATGTTTACTGAGAGTAGTTGATGATGTGAAGAAATGTATAGTCTATGAAATTGTTGAAGGAGATGTCCTAAAGATTTACAAAGTGTTCAACGTAAAACTTGAAGTTATTAATGGAGGGTTAAACAAAGTAGGAGGAAGCTTTGCAAAATGGACGGTTgagtttgaaaaggaaaatgaaaatgtgCCTTCACCAGAAAGCTACTTGGGATTGTTTGCCAAGATTTCCAAAGGCATTGATGCTTATTTTTCCAAGAACTAAAACCCCCAAACAATAATGTGACCTAAAGT
This window contains:
- the LOC120069751 gene encoding kirola-like produces the protein MSQSDSIWVKVQLKSPIEKFYGFFRNHVGDLVHMFPEHYKGIQLLEGENFSAGSVVVFHYHLGGQSLTVKCLLRVVDDVKKCIVYEIVEGDVLKIYKVFNVKLEVINGGLNKVGGSFAKWTVEFEKENENVPSPESYLGLFAKISKGIDAYFSKN